From the genome of Spinacia oleracea cultivar Varoflay chromosome 2, BTI_SOV_V1, whole genome shotgun sequence, one region includes:
- the LOC130467142 gene encoding histone deacetylase complex subunit SAP18-like translates to MDATLREMTDLVKEVSPAARRRDAKLSFAVVYPDKNGRMQVKKVYTPRNAPYASEEIDVVREQWAKFFTSKYLLLA, encoded by the exons ATGGATGCTACACTTAGAGAGATGACTGATCTC GTGAAAGAAGTATCTCCAGCTGCCAGAAGACGAGATgcaaaattgtcatttgcagTTGTATATCCTGATAAAAATGGGCGTATGCAAGTAAAGAAG gtatatactccgaggaatgcgccttatgctagtgaggaaattgatgtggttcgtgagcaatgggctaagttttttaccagcaagtatttgtTATTGGCATga
- the LOC110788637 gene encoding uncharacterized protein translates to MNPNTDKLIRRTTMIGTAVAAYFLLTADYGPQPNVLDPIKKRIQSAERSAKEFIFGTRKRPKESDAGKTDSSSNK, encoded by the exons ATGAATCCAAACACAGACAAGCTAATCAGACGCACAACCATGATTGGAACTGCTGTTGCTGCTTACTTTCTATTAACCGCTGATTATGGTCCTCAACCCAATGTTCTTGACCCT ATCAAGAAAAGAATACAATCAGCAGAACGTTCAGCAAAGGAGTTCATATTTGGAACAAGAAAGAGACCAAAGGAAAGTGATGCTGGTAAAACGGACTCAAGCAGTAACAAGTGA